Proteins encoded together in one Rhizobacter sp. J219 window:
- a CDS encoding 50S ribosomal protein L25/general stress protein Ctc, giving the protein MKFVAFERTKQGTGASRRLRNADKVPGIVYGAGTPTMIELDHNALFHALKKETFHSTILEMELAGKTQQVLLRDYQLHPFRQIVLHVDFQRVDSTTKITKKIPLHFVNEENSPAVKTDKCLVNHVVTELRVQCLASALPEHITIDLGELTKGQSLHVSDLKLPAGITVMTQGKPNPVIVSTSVVAEEEEAAPAAPTVAAAPAPKAKKSEKQNKK; this is encoded by the coding sequence ATGAAATTCGTCGCTTTCGAGCGCACCAAGCAGGGGACCGGAGCGAGCCGCCGCCTGCGCAACGCCGACAAGGTGCCCGGCATCGTTTACGGGGCGGGCACGCCCACGATGATCGAACTCGATCACAACGCCCTCTTCCACGCGCTGAAGAAGGAAACCTTCCACTCGACCATCCTCGAGATGGAACTGGCCGGCAAGACGCAGCAAGTCCTGCTGCGCGACTACCAGCTGCACCCCTTCCGCCAGATCGTGCTGCACGTGGACTTCCAGCGTGTCGACAGCACCACCAAGATCACCAAGAAGATCCCGCTGCACTTCGTGAACGAGGAAAACTCGCCGGCCGTCAAGACCGACAAGTGCCTGGTCAACCACGTCGTGACCGAACTGCGCGTGCAGTGCCTGGCCTCGGCCCTGCCTGAACACATCACCATCGATCTGGGCGAGCTGACCAAGGGCCAGTCGCTGCACGTGAGCGACCTCAAGCTCCCGGCCGGCATCACCGTCATGACGCAAGGCAAGCCGAACCCCGTCATCGTGTCCACCTCGGTCGTCGCCGAGGAAGAAGAAGCTGCACCGGCCGCACCGACCGTGGCCGCAGCCCCCGCTCCGAAGGCCAAGAAGAGCGAGAAGCAGAACAAGAAGTGA
- a CDS encoding ribose-phosphate pyrophosphokinase: protein MSLDGGNVLFNTVLFTGNANPALAQEIAGNLGIELGKARVGRFSDGEVDVEIQQNVRARDIFIVQPTCAPTNENLMELCIMVDALKRASARRVTAVIPYFGYARQDRRPRSTRVPISAKVVANMLEAVGVERLLTMDLHADQIQGFFNIPVDNIYASPVLLSDVQNKRYRDLVVVSPDVGGVVRARALAKQLGCELAIIDKRRPKANVSEVMHVIGEIDGRNCVIMDDMIDTAGTLVKAADVLKERGAKNVYAYCTHAVFSGPAIERIKSSQLDEVVITNTIPLSNDGKKCDKVRQLSVAFLFAETIRRISDGESVTSLFAEQNNNF, encoded by the coding sequence ATGAGCCTCGACGGAGGGAACGTGCTTTTCAACACCGTGCTGTTCACCGGGAATGCGAATCCTGCCCTCGCGCAGGAAATCGCCGGCAATCTCGGCATCGAACTCGGCAAGGCCCGCGTCGGCCGTTTCTCCGACGGCGAGGTCGACGTCGAGATCCAGCAGAACGTCCGCGCACGCGACATCTTCATCGTCCAGCCCACCTGCGCGCCGACGAATGAAAACCTGATGGAGCTGTGCATCATGGTCGACGCGCTCAAGCGCGCCTCGGCACGGCGCGTGACGGCGGTGATCCCCTACTTCGGCTACGCCCGCCAGGACCGCCGCCCGCGCTCCACCCGCGTGCCCATCAGCGCCAAGGTCGTGGCCAACATGCTCGAAGCCGTGGGCGTCGAGCGCTTGCTGACCATGGACCTGCACGCCGACCAGATCCAGGGTTTCTTCAACATTCCCGTCGACAACATCTACGCCTCGCCGGTGCTGCTGTCGGACGTGCAGAACAAGCGCTACCGCGACCTCGTGGTCGTGTCGCCCGACGTGGGCGGCGTGGTGCGCGCCCGTGCACTGGCCAAGCAGCTCGGCTGCGAGTTGGCCATCATCGACAAGCGCCGCCCGAAGGCCAACGTGTCCGAGGTGATGCACGTGATCGGCGAAATCGACGGCCGCAACTGCGTGATCATGGACGACATGATTGACACCGCGGGCACGCTCGTGAAGGCCGCCGACGTGCTCAAGGAGCGCGGTGCAAAGAACGTCTACGCGTACTGCACGCACGCCGTGTTCTCCGGCCCGGCGATCGAGCGCATCAAGTCCTCGCAGCTCGACGAGGTCGTGATCACCAACACCATTCCGCTCAGCAACGACGGCAAGAAGTGCGACAAGGTTCGCCAGCTGTCGGTCGCCTTCCTGTTCGCCGAGACGATCCGCCGCATTTCGGACGGCGAATCGGTGACCTCGCTGTTCGCCGAGCAGAACAACAACTTTTGA
- the ispE gene encoding 4-(cytidine 5'-diphospho)-2-C-methyl-D-erythritol kinase, with translation MPLTALYEVAAPAKINLFLHVIGRRTDGYHLLQSVFTLVDWADTLHFERRSDGQLARHDLGATLPAEDLCLKAARALQAASGATFGADISIDKQVPWGAGMGGGSSDAASTLLALNRLWGLNWPLPRLMEIGLALGADVPFFLGGDNAWVEGIGEKLTPLALPPQWLAVVKPAASIETRAIFTSPLLARDTEAAIVAGFLVDAGIDALLEGFGHNDLQPPAEHHCPEVAQAASLLKAHFGNSRMTGSGSAVFARAGRISGTSATPLATLPADLPPGWVGRMCRSLEQHPLKGWAG, from the coding sequence ATGCCCCTCACCGCCCTTTACGAGGTGGCCGCGCCGGCCAAGATCAACCTCTTCCTGCACGTCATTGGCCGCCGCACCGACGGCTACCACCTGCTGCAGTCGGTCTTCACGCTGGTCGACTGGGCCGACACGCTGCACTTCGAGCGCCGAAGCGATGGCCAGCTCGCCCGCCATGATCTGGGCGCCACCCTGCCGGCAGAAGACCTCTGCCTCAAGGCCGCCCGCGCGCTGCAGGCCGCGTCGGGCGCGACATTCGGCGCTGACATTTCCATCGACAAGCAGGTCCCTTGGGGCGCCGGCATGGGCGGCGGCAGCTCCGATGCGGCCAGCACCTTGCTCGCACTCAACCGCCTGTGGGGCTTGAATTGGCCTTTGCCACGCCTGATGGAGATCGGCCTGGCACTGGGGGCCGACGTGCCGTTTTTTCTCGGTGGCGATAACGCCTGGGTCGAAGGCATCGGCGAAAAGCTCACGCCGCTCGCCCTGCCGCCTCAGTGGCTGGCCGTGGTGAAGCCCGCCGCCAGCATCGAAACCCGCGCCATTTTCACGAGCCCACTGTTGGCCCGGGATACCGAAGCTGCTATAGTCGCGGGCTTCCTTGTGGACGCCGGCATTGATGCGCTGCTGGAAGGCTTCGGTCACAACGACCTGCAGCCACCCGCCGAGCACCATTGCCCCGAAGTGGCGCAAGCTGCTTCCCTGCTCAAGGCCCATTTCGGCAACAGCCGCATGACGGGTTCAGGCAGTGCGGTGTTTGCGAGGGCAGGCAGGATTTCAGGCACAAGCGCCACACCCCTGGCGACGCTTCCGGCGGATCTTCCACCGGGCTGGGTGGGGCGGATGTGCCGCAGTCTGGAACAGCACCCCCTGAAGGGCTGGGCCGGCTGA
- a CDS encoding outer membrane lipoprotein LolB, whose product MRGLVAACLLAGVLLSGCATVGQQAPTGSTTLSGKLSVRVDATTTTPARSESGNFELKGSPEAGQLNLSSPLGTVIAQARWAGQRAWLATSQGETAYPDLDTLTQEMLGERLPVAALFDWLRGRPWPGAASRATDGGFEQLGWSIDLARFSDGWVAARRAQAPAVLVRARVDPS is encoded by the coding sequence GTGAGGGGTCTCGTGGCGGCCTGCCTGCTGGCAGGGGTGCTGCTGTCCGGGTGCGCCACCGTCGGCCAACAGGCACCCACCGGCAGCACCACGCTGTCGGGCAAGCTCTCGGTGCGGGTGGATGCCACCACCACCACCCCTGCGCGCAGCGAGAGCGGCAACTTCGAACTCAAGGGCTCGCCCGAAGCGGGCCAGCTGAACCTGTCCAGCCCGCTCGGCACCGTGATTGCGCAAGCCCGCTGGGCCGGTCAACGCGCCTGGCTCGCCACCTCGCAAGGCGAAACCGCCTACCCCGACCTCGACACCCTGACGCAAGAGATGCTCGGCGAGCGCCTGCCGGTCGCGGCCCTCTTCGACTGGCTGCGCGGCCGCCCGTGGCCCGGCGCCGCCAGCCGAGCCACCGACGGTGGTTTCGAACAACTCGGCTGGAGCATCGACCTCGCCCGTTTCAGTGACGGCTGGGTCGCCGCCCGGCGCGCCCAGGCACCGGCCGTGCTCGTGCGGGCCCGGGTCGACCCCTCCTGA
- a CDS encoding tetratricopeptide repeat protein: MPTSSPFPRAGLALACALVLMHGAHAQETAPKGPAEPVRNSALDGPLFYQLLRGELELRSGQVVEGHQMLIDAARRTRDEALFRRATEAALQQRAIELALQTTQVWRATLPDSLEAARYQLQLLIVMNRPDDTVEPLRTLLRLTPAGERSAAITALPRLFERSGDKAQTAKRLEQILQPSLGSADTRVAAQVAIGRAWFAAGDNARANELAKASHAQDPAAELPALLALELMGTTPAAESIVQSHLQAKPASHAIRMVYARVLSAGQRYADAVPQLEAVTRGDNPPLNAWLTLGALQLELKHPREATAALQQYVQRAQNAPPAVVIQAGPQDEDDDNAETAADRGLTQAYLLLSQAAEQQRDYVGAEAWLAKVTDAQRALDVQSRRASLLAKQGKVQAARELIRNVPDKGPDDLRAKLLAEAQVLREVKQWEEANRVLAAANQKFPDDPDLLYEQSMMVEKLNRMDEMERLLRKVIQLKPDHHHAYNALGYSLAERNLRLPEARELIKKALDLAPGEPFITDSLGWVEYRLGNREEALRLLQQAYKSRPDVEIGAHLGEVLWMSGQHEEARRVLRESHNRDQGNEVLKETLARLRVDL, from the coding sequence ATGCCGACTTCTTCCCCGTTCCCTCGCGCCGGCCTGGCCCTGGCTTGCGCGCTCGTGCTGATGCACGGCGCCCATGCCCAAGAGACGGCCCCGAAGGGGCCTGCCGAGCCGGTGCGCAACTCCGCACTTGACGGCCCGTTGTTCTACCAGTTGCTGCGCGGCGAGCTGGAGTTGCGCTCGGGCCAGGTGGTGGAAGGCCACCAGATGCTGATCGACGCGGCACGCCGCACGCGCGACGAAGCCTTGTTCCGCCGCGCCACCGAAGCCGCGCTGCAGCAGCGCGCCATCGAGCTGGCGCTGCAGACCACCCAGGTCTGGCGCGCTACGCTGCCCGATTCGCTGGAAGCCGCACGCTATCAGCTGCAATTGCTCATCGTGATGAACCGGCCCGATGACACGGTGGAGCCGCTTCGCACGCTGCTGCGGCTCACGCCGGCGGGCGAGCGCTCTGCGGCCATCACGGCGCTGCCGCGGCTTTTCGAGCGCAGCGGCGACAAGGCCCAGACCGCCAAGCGGCTCGAACAGATCCTGCAACCTTCGCTCGGCAGCGCCGACACCCGCGTGGCAGCGCAGGTGGCGATCGGGCGCGCGTGGTTCGCGGCGGGCGACAACGCCCGCGCCAACGAACTCGCCAAGGCCTCGCACGCGCAAGACCCGGCGGCTGAGCTGCCCGCGCTGCTGGCGCTCGAGTTGATGGGCACGACGCCCGCGGCCGAAAGCATCGTGCAATCGCATCTGCAGGCCAAACCGGCGAGCCACGCGATTCGCATGGTGTACGCCCGTGTGCTCAGCGCCGGGCAGCGTTATGCCGACGCCGTGCCGCAGCTCGAAGCCGTGACGCGTGGCGACAACCCGCCGCTCAACGCATGGTTGACGCTGGGCGCGCTGCAGCTGGAGCTGAAGCATCCGCGCGAAGCCACCGCGGCCCTTCAGCAATACGTGCAACGGGCACAGAACGCGCCGCCCGCGGTGGTCATCCAGGCAGGCCCGCAAGATGAGGACGACGACAACGCCGAGACCGCGGCCGATCGTGGCCTGACGCAGGCCTACCTGCTGCTGTCGCAGGCGGCCGAACAGCAGCGCGACTACGTCGGCGCCGAGGCCTGGCTCGCCAAGGTCACCGACGCGCAACGTGCGCTCGACGTGCAGTCGCGCCGCGCGTCGCTGCTGGCCAAGCAGGGCAAGGTGCAGGCCGCACGCGAGCTGATCCGCAACGTCCCCGACAAGGGCCCCGACGACCTGCGCGCCAAGCTGCTCGCCGAAGCGCAGGTGCTGCGCGAGGTCAAGCAGTGGGAAGAGGCGAACCGCGTGCTCGCCGCGGCCAACCAGAAATTCCCCGACGACCCCGACCTGCTGTACGAGCAGTCGATGATGGTGGAGAAGCTCAACCGCATGGACGAGATGGAGCGCCTTTTGCGCAAGGTGATCCAGCTCAAACCCGATCACCACCACGCCTACAACGCACTCGGCTACTCGCTGGCCGAGCGCAACCTGCGCCTGCCCGAGGCTCGCGAGCTGATCAAGAAGGCCCTCGACCTCGCTCCCGGCGAGCCTTTCATCACCGACAGCCTTGGCTGGGTCGAATATCGCCTCGGCAACCGCGAGGAAGCCCTGCGCCTGCTGCAGCAGGCCTACAAGTCGCGGCCCGACGTCGAGATCGGCGCGCACCTCGGCGAGGTGCTGTGGATGAGCGGTCAGCACGAGGAGGCCCGGCGCGTGCTGCGCGAGTCACACAACCGCGACCAGGGCAACGAGGTGCTGAAGGAAACGCTGGCGCGCCTGCGGGTGGACCTGTGA